tttctctaaaAAATTACACACAAAAACCCAATCgagaaaatttgaaaatttagaaaaaaaaacccAGTTGAGAATTTGGTAAAAGAATTGTGAGCAAAGAGGAAGAAAGTAACAAAAACCCATATCAAAATGAACATGAGCAATTTATGGACACTTccaaaaaaatcatcaaactcCTATTGGAGTTTACGATGTCCTTGTCAAGTATTATGATCATATGCACCCATTAACACATATCCCCATACAAATAATCGCTTCGAAAATTCAAGGCAAACCAATGTATATCTATAAACTAAAGGCAGTCCCATTATGAAGAAACTTAAATAACAAAGCTAAGCCATATGATGCAGGTAAATGACAAGGAAGAAAAAATCCAAGAACCAAtcttagaagaaaaaaaagcatATGTATCTCAGAGCACAACCACTTATGTCTTTTCATGTAGAAATAGAAACGTTAATCCTTTTATCTCAGTATTTTTCGTATAGTTCCGATGACTACTTCTGCTTTGGAGTAACTTGTGGTTAAACCAATTTATCATCATCAAACAGAAACAAACTCTACACCCTTCGTCCTCTTTCCTTCACTCACTCTTCATCTCCTCCATTTGTTTTGTTCTCCCTCCACTTTCCCCCCCCCCTTGACTCGTTTTTATTGGTTTTAACAAATTATATGAAAACTCATATTATTTTTTGGTAGAAAATAAATCTTAGGACTCTCTTGCTCTCTCTCCCCCTCATTTCCAGCCTACCATGTCTTTTCAGTTACAACaagttttataaaaaatataaaactctTTCTACTTGCTCGTGTTACTGTTTTTGTTGATAGAAAATGCACACTTAAAATGTGCTCTCTATCATATCTGAAGTAGGGAAATAAGCATGATTGATAAAAGGAAAGTAGAAGATATCAACCTGGAAGAAAACCAAAGATGGATCAAATGATCAATTAGAGAAACGCATAATTTATATATAGTGAAAACGGTGGTGTGACAGTTGTTAGTATAGTAATACTTCAGTGAATCTAGAAGTGTCTAAGATAAGAGCTAACCATTATTGTACTTGTAAATCATAAACCACATACGAAGtacattaaaaataataaggacAGAGTGGAGTAAAGACGACATAATAATACTCTTCCTTAAATCTGTATCATAATATTCTTTCTAATCGATCCTATTAGAAACTAACCACTTGAACACTTTAGCAGAGTATAAGAGTATAAGGTAAATGTAAAATTGTTAACCTAAAAACTCATGATTACTTTTAACTAACTCACATAAAAAGTAATTCTATTTAACAACGGGTCATAGTAGTAGAGCGATACGTTGTCAAATAATTTAGTACCAGTTCACAACGTTAGCTTTCCACGACAAGCAAAATGGAAAGTGGCAAACTGTCATTAACCACAAgtagaaataaataaaaaagacgAGACTTAATCCATTTCCCAagacaattagttaaacacatcTAAGAGCTTCTTTAAATGAGAAGTTAAAAACTTATTGAACTAATTTAATAGGAAAACATAATGTGCAAAGAGACATAGATCACTCACATGTAGGCAGTTATTGGAGCATCTTTGTTTCCTTGGACATTAGATTAGATTGTTTTCTCTCACTTGTCATTTTTGAAGCAAAGTCAGTCATGGAAGCAGTTTTAGGAAGCTTTGCTTGGTATTCACAGTCACTAATCGGGAACTTGATTAATAACATGTACTCCGTAGTATGTATAAGAAACTTATTGCAATTTCTCCATGCAAAAATGTATAATAACAGACTCACGCCAATACCCAGATATTAAAACCGAAGAATTTACAAGATCATGATAGCATTTTAATTTGTAGATGGCTAAAAAGGTTGTACTTATAGTATAATCTACATCAATATAGCTCGGACATGAACAAAATTTGACAGCCTTGAGTTTGACTTTGGAGGTTAGCTAGGAAGAAAACTTTGGAGGAAGTAATAACATGTCAATTTCTTTAATATAGTATAACTAATACTCATTCAGTCCCTCCCTCATAAGCCAATCGTCACATAGATAGTTCCAACTTATAAATACGTTATCAACTTGACGGTTAATCCCGAACATCGAGGAAGTAACAACATGTCAATCGAGACGACAATGCACCACTATAATTTCATGAAATGAAACCAGATTTGACATCCCTCTCAAATCAAACAGaagcacaaaatcaaaaaatcaGATAACATTTCCTCAAACAATACAAattgaaaaataagtaaaacaaaaaGACATGTATTCTCATTGGTAGCGATATGATTAGCAACATCGGCAAGCTAAACAAGGCCATGAATAACATCAAGCGTATATGAGTAAGCATGAAATTTAATGTAATAGTGTTTTATCAACTGTCACAACCTGCAAACTCGTTCACGAACCTAAATAAAATGAGAAGTACCACAAATGCAGGATATTAAATCTGGGATTGTTCGAATGCAATTTCAACTTTGTTTCCCGAAACAATGAAAATTAGAAGTAATACCCAAAAGAAATAGATGGATCTGCAGGCAAAATCAAACTATAATGTTCAAGCAAACAATAACCGTACCTCTCCTGCAAAAAAAATGTTTCAATCAATATCATAGTAGATCAATAGCCGAAGAAAATTGCAATTTTATACCATACGTACAAAaactcaaaacaaaaataaagaaaccctaatcttaaaataaaaaacaaaataaccacaattaataaaataatcgaaAGGAAACGATCGATACAACACCATACTAAGATGTGGGGGCAAATGCACAAGGAATCAACAAAGGACAATGAATGAGTGAAGACTGAAGCAGCAGAGGAGAAAGCCATTAATCGAGGACTCTAGGGAGGACCGGAGGaggaaacataaaacaaaagcGGGGAGAGGAGGGAGAAAGGTAGGTTGAGAAAGGGGTTTGAGGTCAGAAAGGTAATTGCAATATACATAAGGGTAAAAGTGTCAGTACACTATTGTTAAGAGAATTCTAAATTTTTTGAGGAATGATTGTAAGGTTACTTTAGGCATTCATTAGAATAGTTAAGGCCAAGTTTTGGATTTTTAAAAGGTAAAGAAACACTCAAATTTTTGTGCATTGCACGGGCTTAAATCTAGTCTACTAATAACAGTTATTAATAGTCATTGGAGAGTGAAGAATACTTTACCCAAAGGGAGGGAAAAGTAAAGGGAAAATTGTCGTCGGCCGAAGaatggaaaagaaaaaagaaaaaatctgaaaattaggggTTGACGTTTGGGCTTTATATTTTGGTTGCCCTCCTTCCTTTCGCCCCCTTTTGTctaaaaacccaaaaaattcTTGGCGGCCagcctctctccctctctcttcttctcgaagcctctctttctctctccaaactGAACCGCCAACTTTGAGAGGCTCcgagtttctctctcctcttcgccGGATCTCTGTCTTCAGGTTCAttttctacctttttttttgttgtgtttgaattattttctccTCTTTCCTCTGATAATTTCGATCTGACTTTTGTGATGTTCGATTTTTTTGGCTGGGTTCTAGGGTTTTAGCTCAGAATAGGGTTTTATCGTAAAAGGGAAATTCTTGTTGGTAGTTTGATCAAACATGTTTTTGACTTGCGTtcattgattgttggttgatgtTCTTGACTTATTTGATCTGAGGTAGGGTTTTAGGTAATAGGAATGGGTTTTGAaggaatgaaaatgaaaattgtGTTTTTGGGTGaactagtattttttttttttttttcagtttATAATGTGACTCGAGATTTCCCCAAGTTTATCATATTGATTTACCCAGATTTGCTTTGTTGAAGCTCCTTTTTGTGTTTTTGGGAAAGGGAATGGATATTTTTCTGGGGTTTTAACTGGTAGATGATTCTTTAAGGAATAGGAGGGTCGGTATGTTTActcatgattgattgttgttaTTCCATATGTCGATTATGGTATGAAAGGTAAGTTGCTCATTATGTTGTTACATCTTTCATGATCTTGAAGGCATCACAGCCTTATAATGTGTCCGGTTACAGTGGAAGTGAATCTTATATAAGCTTCGAAAAGTTTGCACTTGGGCGGGTGAATTGGGTACACTGGCTATAGAGTTATCTACAGCTTGTGTTTTATCAAGTGTATTGTGGGTGTTTATACTACCCTTTACCTTTTAGTAGTCTTTCCTCGTCATTTGTATTTAGGATTGCTGCACTTTATTACCCCTTCGGTCTTCCGTGGTATGGGAAATTACAGGTCTTGTTTAATAGCATTGGAGAATTTCAGATCTGACATATTTCTGTGATTTGATGTTGCTTGGGGATGTTAATTTCTCGACTCCGATTGATATACTTGGCTTTGAGTTGGTGCTTCATGCATTAATGATGTCTATAAATTTGAAATGCTAGCTTTGACTTGGTGTCACATTTTTGTAATGCTTCCTGGAAATGTAAAAGTGTTTTTTCTGCAATTTTGATGTTGAAACTGATATGCTATTATCTATAGCTTACTGTTAAATAGATAATCGTGGTTCCCATATTGTTCCAAATTGGGGTGTTTTCTGGTTTCAGAAGTTACAATTATCTTTATTTTGTTTCGAATATTTAAATTGGAACTTACATAAATTATATTGACCATTTCTTTCTTGCAGTGTCTGTGCATATTTTGAAGAGGTGCCCGATCTTGATTTGACGTCCCACCCTCCCTTTCTTAACTATGGCAGCTATTGGGACACCCTCAAGTGGTAATCCCCCACAATTTTCTTCTTCTGATCtccctttattttaagttcttTTTGTTCTCTATGTATTTACTATTCTCCTTGTTTGTGTTCGTTGTTTGTGGTGCTAGTTGACTAGTTCACTATGTATTTACTATTCTCCTTGTTTGGTTCATCTTGGGATATGTCAAGCTATGCCCTCCTACTGGTTCTTTCGGTTCTCATTCTCATACTTTGACTGTTTCTTTGGATGACCTCAATTGTACTTATTGCTGTTATCGATTTTATTATTACTGGTCTAACTGATCTCCTGAACAGAATCACTCGTGGTTAATATTGTCTGTTTGATTTATTATCCATCTTCATTCTGCTGAGAAGCTGTGTTGCAGTTGTTTTTGTCATTACTTACAGTGGTTTCTTATTTTGCTATCTTATAGATACGGCAGATTTGTTGCAGTTGCAGCAGCTCTCTCTTGAGTCGCAGACCAAATCTCTTGAAGCTCATGAGCCTCCCAAAAAGGTGGCTGCTTCTATATTCATGATTTGCTTAAGGACAGTTCTTCTATTGTCTCTTTGGTTTTTTagttgatgtttttttttttttttttgtgatcaAGCTTTTTACTGGGTGCTGTTTACTGCGCAGTTTGGTTCAATTGGCTCTCGTAATGTTATTAATAGTTTGGCGAAGCCATATGAgcgttctacaatgcctatccAGGAATATGCCAATCTGAACATGTACTATCAAAATGGCTACCCTTCTGCTCCCTACTATTACGGTACAAGGTTCTTGCCTTATTTGTAAAGTTCTTTAGCGTTCAGAATCCTTTTGATAGCGCATTAGTGGCTTATACATTTTGACGAACATGCAGAAAGGGTTATGGTATATTTTATCATCTTTACTGTTTGAGTAGACTGTTCGTCGCCCTGTATCCTGCTAAATTTAAGGAGGCTGAGTTATTTTGTATGTGTAACTTGTGTCCTCCTAAAATGCTTCATCTGTTGTCACCAATTTAAGCTGTTATGTGATATTCTTGATATCAGAATGCATATATGATATTCGAATCGAAGTACCATTTGCATTGCTAGAGTGACATGCTGATTGGCTTTATGGAACATACTTTTCAGAAGTTTAGGTGTGTTAGCCAAGTGCTTATCGTAAGAGGCATGCTTTTCTCCGAGTTAATGCCATTTTGTTTTTGTGCAGGCTATGATGATCTTAATGTTTGGAATGATTACAGATACATGAATCATGATGGGGTTGATATGCACTCAGTAAGTGATACCTCTTCATTGGTTTTAGTGAAAACATATTTGTTGGAATCGAAAGCCCAAGCTGTTTCGATGCTATGGGTTTTTGAATCAATGTTAATGCTTAGTAGGGTGTGCTGTTTCTGTTACCTTACGTgatcttgattttttttatggaTTTAATGCTTTTGTTTTGTGTCATCTTTGGTTGATAGAGGGAGAGCTTATTGTCTTATCTTATGTGGTTATCTGAGTCACTCTACCGCGTGATGTAGGTTTTTTTCATGCACTTGGTGGAATTTGATGTCGTCTGATCTGTTTGCTAttgttcttgaaattttgacaacaTGTGGTTGGTCCTCTTCTTATGGGTTGGTCCTTTTCATCATAGAGCAATTCCTAACTCTGTAGTATGTTGCATTTGGAATCATTTTTCCGCACTTAAGCTTCATATGCTACTTCTTGAGTGAAGAAAACTTCTCAATATTTTTGGAGCAAGTTCCTAGATCTGGAGTATCTTACCTTTGGAATTAGCTCTCCATATTTTGTCTTATTTGGCTTGTTTTGCTATTTGaccttttgaaattttttgttgTACATGTACTTATAGTTCACCGTATTAAATGACTAATAAACATATTTGCCCTTTCAGCCCCAGTACCTTCCATGGCTTGATGATTGTAGCTTTACCTCCAAAGGTGAAGTGCCAGTGTTCAAGTGTTGGTACTCTTATCATCTCGATAGTACAAACTATAGACTTCTTCTATTGCTTGTTGACTACCCCTCAATTTGACAGGATGGATGAGAAATTATGTGTCCCAGTTTTTAGAAGAGACAATAGGTTTGGCTAAAGTATACCTACTCTGTGAAGGGATGTAGGATTGTGCTAATGTCCTAGAGCACAGGACATGTGAAAATTAGAAGTAAACTATCTATGTTGGGGAGTTAGCACACTCTTCACAAAGAGTCTCTAGTATATAAATTACTGGAAGAAAGATTCCAGTGGCACCCTTCACAGCTTGCTGCTACTGTTGATTATGGTCTTGGATAATACTTCCATGGTGTGGTAATAACAGCTCTATTGCCTGATCATACACCCGATGAGAGGATCCATTTGCTATCTAGACTCTTGAGCCTCCATTTTTCCAACAAAGCAAGCAGCTCTGTCCACTCCTCTTGGCACAACCCATTTACCCCATTTCATTATTATCCTTACTTCTTAGAAGTAGATGGATTTTTTCTATTATGGAGGCTTGAGAAGTTGTAGCAGCTTCACCCTTCTTTTCATTACAAACTAGGATCTGGGTTTAGTGGGAAAATTTTATGCAGATGAACATCATTGCTTTCATATGAGAGGGGTTCCTTGCTTGAGATCATCTTTGATGTACTTCTGAAACTTGGCCGACCTTCTACTGTATATAATATTCATTGGATAAGGTTTTTGATGAAGTTTGCTTCTGTTCTATCCTAAATTGTGATCTAAATTAATTTTATGTGTATGAATAGCAATGAAGGTGTGTTTACATGTCCTGGATGATGGTAGGGGAGATAGTCTATTATCTTCCCAAAGTTGTTGTTTTTGGCACAAATAACCTTATTTATCTTCACCTAGCATTGATCATTTCTATTACATTTTGCTGGTTATTATTACCAATTAGTACACAATAACACAAGTTATTTTAAGTTCTATTTTTATGGATCAAATTTGCATTCGTCTACCGTTCTCCTCTCCTGTATCCACTTAGCTCCAATTTTCAGTTTGCAACACCTGAACCATTCTGCTTCTCTAGTAAAAGTCATCAAGACACTATTTCTGTCAAGTGTTAGTTGACCTTTTTTTTATATCTCAGTTATTGTGCTTAGAATGTAATTTGATACTTCCAAGGTGTTTTAAAATCCTGGGTCTATTCTGTATTCTCCTTTTTGCTAGAGATAGTGTGGAATGGATAACCAATAATGTTACTAGAAACTCATTGTTCATGTGAGATGTGTATGCTCTTGGTTTGTGTTTCCTATTGACACTGTATGTTAACCAATAATGTGACTAGGCCCTCTTGGGATATTTAATGTGGCTGGACCATTATATATGTAAAAACGTTTTCTGCATTTCTAACGATCTTTAAAAGAATCCTTTTCTTGGTCCCAAGCTTATAGTGTCCCTTTCTGCTTGTCTACATGTCTTGTCAATTTCTTAGTGGAATTCTTGGTTCATGGACGTAGGTAAAATGGATTCATTCATGATGTTGCTTGCACTGGATCTATCCTATTATCTTTTGCTATTGTAGGGTTTTATCATTCAGCTGATGAACTTGTCTTTGCATTTTATACTGATTTTTTCAACCTATATTTACCTCTGTAGTTGAGTTCATTGGGTTATTTTTGCAGGGCCTGCAGCAGCGACGGCTAACTACAGGGGTGGGTCAAACTGCTGGATACATGGGCAGGTCAcatctaaatgagcaaatgtaTGGTCAGTTTGGAAATGCGTACCGGGGAAGCTCAGGATTTGGGTTGAACTATTACAATCCCAAATCATCATGGAATAATTGGAGAACGGTTGATAACAACAAATATGCGTCTAAAGGACGTAACAATGGGTTTTTTAGCTATGGGAATGAAAATAAGGACAGTCTGAATGAGCTTAGCAAAGGGCCTAGATCAAAGGATGTGAAAAACCCGCTAGGTTTTGGATCAGTTAAATTGGCTGTGAAGGGGCAGGATCTGACTTCAAAAGTAAATAGCAAAGAAGAAACTATCTCTGAAATTCCTGACAAGGAGCAGTATAACAAAGAAGATTTTCCTGAGACTTACTTGGATGCTAAATTTTTTGTTATCAAATCGTATAGTGAGGATGATGTTCATAAAAGTATCAAGTATAATGTCTGGGCAAGTACCCCCAATGGAAACAAAAAGCTGGATGCATCATATCAGGAAGCTAAAGCAAAGCCTGATAGCTGCCCTGTGTTTTTGTTGTTCTCGGTACGCTTATCTGTTGTAGTGTTGTGCCATTGGATTTTCTACTAATTAGTTCATAATTTGCTTTTAGATTTGATGTTTA
This genomic stretch from Spinacia oleracea cultivar Varoflay chromosome 3, BTI_SOV_V1, whole genome shotgun sequence harbors:
- the LOC110798426 gene encoding YTH domain-containing protein ECT2; this translates as MAAIGTPSSDTADLLQLQQLSLESQTKSLEAHEPPKKFGSIGSRNVINSLAKPYERSTMPIQEYANLNMYYQNGYPSAPYYYGYDDLNVWNDYRYMNHDGVDMHSGLQQRRLTTGVGQTAGYMGRSHLNEQMYGQFGNAYRGSSGFGLNYYNPKSSWNNWRTVDNNKYASKGRNNGFFSYGNENKDSLNELSKGPRSKDVKNPLGFGSVKLAVKGQDLTSKVNSKEETISEIPDKEQYNKEDFPETYLDAKFFVIKSYSEDDVHKSIKYNVWASTPNGNKKLDASYQEAKAKPDSCPVFLLFSVNASGQFVGLAEMVGPVDFNKSMDFWQQDKWTGCFPVKWHIVKDIPNSLLKTITLENNDNKPVTNSRDTQEVKIEQGIQVLKTFKSHVSKTSILDDFEFYEARQKALQDKKAKRLQFQKQGKNENNSGDVDVSTTALTDVSAAVPNSQTKPHQEPAAKPQSFADVTKGVKGDKAGAAGDVASA